The Xanthobacter flavus genome includes a window with the following:
- the phaR gene encoding polyhydroxyalkanoate synthesis repressor PhaR: MAKSQEPVTIKKYANRRLYNTGTSTYVTLEDLANMVKEGEDFVVYDAKNGEDITHSVLTQIIFEQENKGQNLLPIAFLRQIIRFYGDSMQMLVPRYLEASIDSFTKDQGKFRDHLSQTLAGTPFPVPGAPFAGLDETVRRNMEVFERAFHLFLPFPKGDEPATPAAPAAAPAQAVSAQPERVDELDVLKRQMADMQAKLEQLVPKPEPKLVAKNDAPGEARSQPKEGSGS; the protein is encoded by the coding sequence ATGGCCAAATCGCAAGAGCCAGTCACCATCAAGAAATACGCGAACCGCCGTCTCTACAACACGGGGACCAGCACATACGTGACTCTCGAAGACCTCGCCAATATGGTGAAGGAAGGCGAGGATTTCGTGGTGTATGACGCCAAGAATGGCGAGGACATTACGCACTCGGTATTGACGCAGATCATCTTCGAGCAGGAAAACAAGGGGCAGAACCTTCTGCCCATCGCCTTCCTGCGCCAGATCATCCGCTTCTACGGGGACAGCATGCAGATGCTAGTGCCTCGTTACCTGGAAGCGTCCATCGACAGCTTCACCAAGGATCAGGGCAAGTTCCGGGATCACCTCTCCCAGACGCTTGCCGGCACGCCCTTTCCGGTGCCGGGCGCTCCGTTCGCCGGATTGGACGAGACGGTGCGCCGCAACATGGAAGTGTTCGAGCGTGCGTTCCACCTGTTCCTGCCCTTCCCAAAGGGCGACGAGCCGGCGACGCCCGCTGCTCCGGCCGCCGCGCCCGCGCAGGCTGTATCTGCGCAGCCCGAGCGTGTCGACGAACTCGACGTCCTGAAGCGCCAGATGGCGGATATGCAGGCCAAGCTGGAGCAGCTCGTTCCCAAGCCGGAGCCTAAGCTCGTGGCCAAGAACGATGCTCCCGGTGAAGCCCGCAGCCAGCCGAAGGAAGGCAGCGGCAGCTGA
- a CDS encoding acetyl-CoA C-acetyltransferase, with product MKDEVVIVAAARTPVGSFNGALGTLPAHELGAIAIKAALERAGVAPAAVSEVILGQVLTAAQGQNPARQASIKAGVPIEAPAYEVQMVCGSGLRSVALGAQAIANGDSEVVVAGGQESMSQSTHAAHLRNGVRMGNADFADTMIKDGLWDAFNGYHMGVTAENVAKEFQITRTEQDEFAVASQNKAEAAQKGGKFKDEIVPVTISTRKGDVVVDQDEYIRHGATIDAMAKLKPAFAKEGTVTAGNASGINDGAAAVVLMSAARAKAEGKTPLARIVSWAQAGVDPSVMGTGPIPASKLALEKAGWSKDDLDLIEANEAFAAQAIAVNKGLGWDTSKVNVNGGAIAIGHPIGASGTRILVTLLHEMQKRDAKKGLATLCIGGGMGIAMCLERD from the coding sequence ATGAAGGACGAGGTCGTCATCGTCGCCGCCGCGCGTACCCCTGTCGGGTCGTTCAACGGCGCGCTCGGCACGCTTCCCGCGCATGAGCTCGGTGCCATCGCCATCAAGGCCGCCCTCGAGCGCGCTGGCGTCGCCCCGGCAGCCGTGAGCGAGGTGATTTTGGGCCAGGTGCTCACCGCCGCCCAGGGCCAGAACCCCGCCCGCCAGGCCTCGATCAAGGCCGGCGTGCCCATCGAGGCGCCTGCCTACGAGGTGCAGATGGTCTGCGGCTCGGGCCTGCGCTCGGTCGCGCTCGGCGCCCAGGCCATCGCCAACGGCGACAGCGAGGTCGTGGTGGCCGGCGGCCAGGAATCCATGAGCCAGTCCACCCACGCCGCGCACCTGCGCAACGGCGTCCGCATGGGCAATGCCGACTTCGCCGACACCATGATCAAGGACGGCCTGTGGGACGCCTTCAATGGCTACCACATGGGCGTGACCGCGGAGAACGTGGCCAAGGAATTCCAGATCACCCGCACCGAGCAGGACGAGTTCGCCGTCGCCTCCCAGAACAAGGCCGAGGCGGCCCAGAAGGGCGGCAAGTTCAAGGACGAGATCGTCCCCGTCACCATCTCCACCCGCAAGGGCGACGTGGTGGTGGACCAGGACGAGTACATCCGCCACGGCGCCACCATTGACGCCATGGCCAAGCTGAAGCCCGCCTTCGCCAAGGAGGGCACCGTGACCGCCGGCAACGCCTCCGGCATCAATGACGGCGCCGCCGCCGTGGTGCTCATGAGCGCCGCCCGCGCCAAGGCCGAGGGTAAGACTCCCCTCGCCCGCATCGTTTCCTGGGCGCAGGCCGGCGTCGATCCGTCGGTGATGGGCACCGGCCCGATCCCGGCGTCCAAGCTCGCGTTGGAAAAGGCCGGCTGGTCCAAGGACGATCTCGACCTCATCGAGGCCAACGAGGCGTTCGCTGCGCAGGCCATCGCCGTCAACAAGGGCCTCGGCTGGGACACCTCCAAGGTCAATGTGAACGGCGGCGCCATCGCCATCGGCCATCCGATCGGCGCCTCGGGCACCCGCATCCTCGTGACCCTGCTGCACGAAATGCAGAAGCGCGATGCCAAGAAGGGCCTCGCCACCCTCTGCATCGGCGGCGGCATGGGCATCGCCATGTGCCTCGAGCGCGA
- the rpmF gene encoding 50S ribosomal protein L32 — translation MAVPKRKTSPSRRGMRRSADALKQPTYVEDKDSGELRRPHHVDLKTGMYRGRQILKPKAEA, via the coding sequence ATGGCTGTCCCGAAGAGAAAGACCTCGCCGTCCCGTCGCGGCATGCGCCGTTCGGCCGACGCGCTGAAGCAGCCCACCTATGTGGAAGACAAGGATTCGGGCGAGCTGCGCCGTCCGCACCACGTCGACCTCAAGACCGGCATGTATCGCGGCCGTCAGATCCTGAAGCCCAAGGCCGAGGCCTGA